The genomic region actccattgctgttctctgtataatgttacgctagtctgacgtgcaaaaccgttttgcttgctaaggtctaacgttagtcgcatacaatagtccataaaccgaatcatgtcctcataaactgcgagtaaacacacacaaatgttgacaggccactaaatacagtccataccacagagacggatgtcctgctgttgccgtttctcctgttcaatttatttctgcctcagatttgattctggatcattatctgtattagctgagatcgatagggatgggtttctccacacttgaggacgtcaccgctttgttcgcgatcgtcattctttagctccgcccacacgatacgcctacaggcgctcgtttttttctggaaagactcagtacagcctatatttcttttataaatataataaaactaaagacttttcggagatatgaatgatgcaatactactctataggtactcaagattgacatgagattgactgacactgagtttttcacccccccctttaatatttataaacgtattaaaaattgaaaatatattttgcaaaCTGAAGATTTAGGgtgattgctagggtgttgctatgcgtTTGCTAGGTTACCCGGGTGGTAGATAAAACCACCCAGCAatgggataaaacaaccaatTCACTGgtataaaacaacccaatggcTGGGATAAAAGAACTCATTCACTGGGATAAAAGAACCAATTCACTGgtataaaacaacccaatcactgggataatCTGGCtatctttcctgtagctcaatgagtagagcatggcgctagcaacgccaaggtcatgggttcgattcccagggaaagcaagaattgactgtaaaatgtgtaccttgagtGCAAtataagtcgctttggataaaagcgtctgccaaatgcataaatgtaaatgtaaatgggtAAAATAACCCATTCACTGGTATAAAACAACCAAATCGCTGCGATAAAAGTACCCAATCGCtaggataaaacaacccaaccgctgggataaaacgaCCCAATCGTTgggataaaacagcccaatcgctgggataaaacagcccaatcgctgggataaaacaacctaATTGCTGGGCTAAAACGACCAAATCGCTGCAATAAAAGGACCCAATCGTTgggataaaacagcccaatcgctgggatagaacaacccaatcgctgggataaaacagcccaatcgcttggataaaacaacccaatttctgggatAAAACAGCCAAGtcactgggtttgtccattttcaacccaacccAGTATTTTTTTAGATTGTGGCGACACAGAAACAATATTGTTGGAACCATTCAGAACAATTTTGTGATGATGAATGGTAAAAACATCTGATGAACCATAAAAAcactgacagccaatcagaatcctcTTAACTTTAaagagcttgagcatttaaagcgacagattccataaaaaacaacattactGTGCATTGGACGTAAAAGTCTATCAGTTATCTTTATAGTATCACTTTCATAAGTGAATGCATAATTTCTTCCCTCACTCAGTGGCGCTCAAAGACTAGGATGACCATATTACAGTAAAATGTTTGGAAATGTTTCTAACGGTTCTTttctttaaaggaactgtaagaaatgtttttcaattaatcataaaatggccctgacgtgtcactagacattatgaaatcatgttcatttcaaacacttctatcactgccagcagtagtccggccaggatattgtcatttataaagtttttgtaaagccctcaactgatgttgatgatgtcatgttgtgttttggcctgaagctccgccctctacctatcgaccaatcatgaagtcagtagtgtttggggttgccagatctgctctagttaccacagctgcagatctacaaacgttctgctgatcctgcagccaatctggaaacctcgagtcagggggaggaggagggggagacaccgctctacagtcgttagaaagggattgcagtaccaattttggccacaatcttacatacacttcctttaaattttAGAAAAACTTGCAAGTCCCCACAAGGATGGAATCCATTTATTTCTACATAGAGCACAGAAGACTGTGGAGAATGGCTTCCtccgctgctgctgctgctgctatcaGGACTCGGTGGAGTGTTTCGTGCCTGAACCGTTGAAGCCACATTACGAGAGTTTAGAGTCTCCAGAAGCTCAGAGTGAAGAGGCTAAACATGACACGGACATCACATGCATCTCTGAGCAGCGAATAATAGAAAGCCTGAGCCTTCAGAGCAGCTCAAACAGCAGCTCAATGTGTTCAGACTTTGTGTTGCCTGGTGAAGTGCCTATTGAGACAACTGGGGTTTCAGATAGCCCGAGTCGACACTATATCACTACACTGGACACCACGTCCATCGCTGAGGACAATGTGGAGAAGAAGAGTCCAAAACACATAAGTTGGAAGAAGACGCGATCATTAATCCGGAGAGCCCGTAAGGCCATTAAGCTGCCGTTACTCTGCAGCACTGTGGACGTGGTGGAGCGTTTTAGGCTTTCAGACTCTCCTGAAGCTCAATGTGGCGACTCTACACAAACACTAGACCTTGACGAGCCTAACTATGGGATGCTAGAGACGATGGAGCCAGATGAAGTGCTTTTTCAGCCAACAGAGTCTTTGGGCATGGAGGCTTCGCTTCTGGAGATCAGCTCAGCAAGTGAGACCGAAATTACCTTTGAAACATTTATGCAGATAGAAGGGCTTGTCATAAGGGGGCACAACCTGGAAATTGATTTTTAGATTTATAGATAGGAATGTAAGAATAAAATGCATGATAtattggtcccactttatattagggctctttaaagggttacttcagcaattttgcatatggctttgtatcagtagaaacctgggagtatattcaaatgatcgtgcccCCCCCCCTTCATATTCCACTGAGacgagatttatgtattttatttctgaaaaaatcCTCAGATGGCGCAAATATCTTTAGTTTGcgtcatctgaggattttttggccagaggctaaagactacagtcagtagaggagctatttagactaaagactacagtcagtagaggagctatttagactaaagactacagtcagaagaggagctatttagactaaagactacagtcagaagaggagctatttagactaaagactacagtcagaagaggagctatttagactaaagactacagtcagaagaggagctatttagactaaagactacagtcagtagaggagctatttagactaaagactacagccagtagaggagctatttagactaaagactacagccaatagaggagctatttagactaaagactacagccagtagaggagctatttagactaaagaccacagccagtagaggagctatttagactaaagactacagccagtagaggagctatttagactaaagactacagtcagtagaggagctatttagactaaagactacagccagtagaggagctatttagactaaagaccacagccagtagaggagctatttagactaaagaccacagccagtagaggagctatttagactaaagaccacagccagtagaggagctatttagactaaaggctaccgtcagtagaggagctatttagactaaagactacagtcagtagaggagctatttagactaaagactacagtcagtagaggagctatttagactaaagactacagtcagtagaggagctatttagactaaagactacagtcagtagaggagctatttagactaaagactacagccagtagaggagctatttagactaaagactacagccaatagaggagctatttagactaaagactacagtcagtagaggagctatttagactaaagactacagccagtagaggagctatttagactaaagaccacagccagtagaggagctatttagactaaagactacagccagtagaggagctatttagactaaagactacagccagtagaggagctatttagactaaagactacagccagtagaggagctatttagactaaagactacagtcagtagaggagctatttagactaaagactacagtcagtagaggagctatttagactaaagactacagtcagtagaggagctatttagactaaagactacagtcagtagaggagctatttagactaaagactacagccagtagaggagctatttagactaaagactacagccagtagaggagctatttagactaaagactacagccagtagaggagctatttagactaaagactacagccagtagaggagctatttagactaaagactacagccagtagaggagctatttagactaaagactacagacagtagaggagctatttagactaaagactacagcccgtagaggagctatttagactaaagactacagtcagtagaggagctatttagactaaagactacagtcagtagaggagctatttagactaaagactacagccagtagaggagctatttagactaaagactacagccagtagaggagctatttagactaaagactacagacagtagaggagctatttagactaaataCTACAGCccgtagaggagctatttagactaaagactacagccagtagaggagctatttagactaaagactacagtcagtagaggagctatttagactaaagactacagtcagtagaggagctatttagactaaagactacagtcagtagaggagctatttagactaaagactacagtcagtagaggagctatttagactaaagactacagtcagtagaggagctatttagactaaagactacagtcagtagaggagctatttagactaaagactacagccggtaggggagctatttagactaaagactacagccagtagaggagctatttagactaa from Pseudorasbora parva isolate DD20220531a chromosome 11, ASM2467924v1, whole genome shotgun sequence harbors:
- the LOC137092138 gene encoding uncharacterized protein, coding for MSIILCSTCKDGVERDLSLDSECLEDPEENNSTEKLASPHKDGIHLFLHRAQKTVENGFLRCCCCCYQDSVECFVPEPLKPHYESLESPEAQSEEAKHDTDITCISEQRIIESLSLQSSSNSSSMCSDFVLPGEVPIETTGVSDSPSRHYITTLDTTSIAEDNVEKKSPKHISWKKTRSLIRRARKAIKLPLLCSTVDVVERFRLSDSPEAQCGDSTQTLDLDEPNYGMLETMEPDEVLFQPTESLGMEASLLEISSAKKPSDCTKKEIISNYLKKSWKGWE